ATTGAGAATATTTCCTTTGCATCCAAGtatatataatccattctctaGAGAGACATTTCCATAATATAATCCATTATGAGAAACGAGCAtctgctgtttgcaaaatggaaagaaaaactTTCGAAGTCCGACATCGGaattgaaataatattctttaaGATAACTCGAacgaaataacaattatgtaaatctagtctatgtcctgagaGAAGTTTAATCTATAAGTTATTAAGTTGGTCAAACACTTTTGACCAttagttttaatgaaaaaagtTAAAACTGGACCAAAACATATTGTTTGAGACGACCAAAACGTCACACTCTTAATGTATATGACTAAAAAGTTTTTTAGGGCAAATGTAGGGGACCAAAAATGAAATCTAACcatatttaaatgtttatttattattttaagtttGATGCCGactcttaattaattaacatcatGTGCCAGGAGTGGTCCAGTTCGAtgttcttatttattattcatgaaaCTAATTTCAGTCAGCCGAGAATTAAAAACCTTTTTATGTAAGGTTGGCAAATCGTGTAGGTTGGGTCGTTATTTGGTCAACCTGATAACAACTCAACCCAATAAGGTCTAATCCGAATCGGATctatttaagaaactgccaaCCCGAATGCGAATCCGACCTACTACCTTCAAACCCGAATACGACTTGCACTTGACACCCGACACGAACTTGTTATAGatacgatataatatgggttgacacgatacGATAACAACATGATAAAATCCGAACCCAATATTACACATTTAAAACcagatattacacgattaaacttGATTTACACAATAAAACTCCATTTTACACTATTTAATCATGATTTgcaaaaattaaagaattagagaataaaagtaaagtataattttttttaaaaaaaaataaaaaaaaacaagaataatAACATTATTTTTTAATGGGTTATCCGCTTCCAACCCGAACCCACatgaaattatcgggttcttgaTGGATCAACTCGATAAGGACATGAACCCAATAAGGcttgacccaaacccattattttcgttcGGATCtttgtcgtgtcaaaaattgtcagTGTGCTTTTACGAATTCCTCTTGAGTATATTATCATAATGATTTTACGACAGCACACGATTTAGTGCAATAATAATCCTAGCACCATCAGATATTAATTATCATTGACTAAAATATTAGGATCAATGTGGGATTAGTTAAACCAATGCATAATTAATATCATATGCTTAATGTTTTCCACATAAATTAAGAAACAACAATTTACCGACACCTCTTGTCTCTGTACATAGCAACATAATGTTGAACTTACTGTTAGATTCTTTTATTGTTATACTTATACCAATGTTGGTTAGTTTACCAAGCTAAGAAAAATTATGGACAAACATTACAACATTTCGTAATATGTAGCTAAAGCTTATCTAGGTAGTAAAATACTTCATATGTTTTAAGTTAATTGAGACATTTTTTTTTagatatgaaattttaaaaataatatttaaagaTTAAATTAGTGATAGAAAGTAaagtataagaaaaaaaaattaccaaaaataataactaaatattttaaaagaacTAAAAATAAATACGACTAACTATGTTATAGGAATACTATTTTTTATCCGGAAGGAACACCTGAGAAATATTGGACTACTCATCGCTGAAAAAAGATAACAAAAGGTCCAAACTCAAGCCCAATAAGCATTAAACTTATTAACATTACTTTGTCTGTTGCATAAAATACCGTAACCGCCCAATAAATGAACAAGTCAGGCTGTCTAAAGATCACAGCCGAGTAACTctatcagtttttttttttcaatttctgaCCTGGTTTTTAAGTCTTCCTAAAACCCTTGGCTCTCCCTCTCACTCTAATCGGCATCGTCGCCTCTGGTCGCTGCTAGTCGGCGATCGTGGTCTTCCTCTGTGAGAATCTTTCTCCTTGAGCTCTTGATTTTATCCGTGATTCTTCAGTGTTTATTAATCCGTTTCTCCGCGCTGCTGAATTCTATCCTTTTTCGTCTTGAAATCGGAAAATCTGAAATGTCGCTTTTCGTTTCTTTCCATTTTTCGTTTTTACAAGTAATTCAGATGCGATATCTGATATATAGCGCACTTGTTGTTGATCCTCTCGACTTTTTTTTGATTCTGTTGCTCTATTTGTTGAGCATTGATGTGCATATATGGCAGGAATACGCGTTCGTAAAAGAGTAACTGTGGTGTTGTATTCAATGTTTTGCAGAATTGCAGCTGAACATTTGGTTTTTGTGTGAGTTGGAGGCAATGGGCAACGGTCCAGCTCCCTTTTCAGAAATTGGCAAGCGGGCAAGAGGTGTattgcattttcatttttttagtgtttCGTTTTGTATGATTTTCCTATATGTGAATACGTGAATACAAAAAAAGTTCTGAAGCATCTGTTTATAATATGATTCCATGTCATGCAGGGATAAATTTGGTATCTATAGTAAAAATTCCTAATCTCAATAATGTACTCCTGGATAACGAGTTCCTGAATATGTCTTATTATTTGCATAGTTATTTTGAGACAAATATGTGATCTTGGTAATGTCTAATTTGTTCGTTAATATCTTGTTAAGTACAAACTCCATCTCACATCGGGAgtctgagggaagttggaaaGTGTATATAATCATGTCCAACCCCTAATCAGTTTGTGGCCTTTTGGGGAGTGactcaaaaacaaatccgtgcgggttTGACCCAatgcggacaatatcaaactaatacGCCGACAATCCtgacaagtggtatcagagcgcgTTGGGTCTGGTCTGAGAGACCTATGTTCGAGTGGGGCCGACGATCCTGACAAGTCTGAGTCGGGCCCGTAATGTGTCTCGATGTGATCTCGGGTTGAGGAGAGGTTTGTTGAGTACAAACGATGGTCTGAGAGACCCATGTTCGAGTGGGGCCGACGATCCTGACAAGTCTGAGTCGGGCCCGTAATGTGTctcgatgtggtctcggtttgaggggaggtttgttgagtACAAACGATCCTGACAAGTCCGAGTCGGGCCCATAATGTGTCTCGATGTGGTCTCAcctatcccacattggaaatcTGAGGGAAGTCGGAAGGTATATATAATCATGTCCATGTTGGAAGGTGttttgacccaaagcggacaatatcaaactcgTACGCCAATGCCGACAATCCTGACATATCTGTTCTGCAATATACTCTGCCTGAAGAAATTTTACTCCAGTTCGTTAAGCACCGTCATTTGGTGAAAAAGAGGTTGAAGATGCTAATATCCATATAAATTAGTTGGAGATTTAACATGTCATTAATTAATTGCTCTTATATCTTCATTCGCTAATGCCTTCGCCATGCAGTCTTACTTAATATGCTTATTTTTGTGTACAGATCTCTTGACTAAAGATTACAATTATGATCAGAAATTCTCCCTTGCTATACCAATGGCTTATTGCCTTATCATACCCTTCCCATCCATTCAAAGCTTATTTGCACTTACTATGATACACATGGCAGTGAAAGCAATTATTTGACATGATTCCCTTGCATCTTTGGCTTTTTGTTTTGATGGGGTGATATCAATTGGAAATTTAAACAATTCTCTTCTTTTATGAACAACAGTCATTGGGACATGTTTTCCGATTGCATGATTCCTTATACTGACTTCACATGAAAACTGTGCTCCAAGTATACAAAGCCCGCTAGAAAGTTTAGCTGTATAggggggagggggggggggaCATTTTTTTCTGACTTGTATTTTGTTTGGGCCTTTTGCATGAAGATTCTTATAATGCAAAGTCCTATGAACTGCTAAACAGTATTAACTATTATTCCTTCTCCGACAGGGATTTACAGCTACTGGAATAAAGAAGGGTCAAATCTTTGTTGGTGATATAAGCACACAGTACAGTAGTGGAAAAACTATTGTTGATGTTAAAGTTGATACATACTCTAGTGTAAGAAGAAATATATACAATATTTCTGCCTGACTACAATTTAAGCAATTTTTTGGTTGATAATATGTAGTGGAGAATTTACTATTTAGCATAGTATATTtacggagtatattttaaactaTATTCCGCACTACATGTACTTGCAGGTTTCTACCAAAGTGACTTATGATGTAGTGCCTGGGACAAGAGCAGCAGTTAGCTTTAATGTTCCTGATCACAAGTCTGGGAAGGTACTCAGATTTCATATTTTTGGTGCTAAGGACTTAAGGTGGTTTTATTATGCATAAATCAGAGGCAATTAGTGTATTCATTTggttttcttttcaattttctttgcttttgtatttttaaattttatacatATTAAGGCTTTCTTGATGAAGAGATCAGATTTAGAATGATGAAAGTATTTACTTCTATTCGGGTAAGAAATTGGGCAAGCCGGCAAGGCTAAGTTTGTTCTTCCAATGGAGGGTTTTCTAAAGTGCAATGCTGAATAACTTCTAAAGTTCAGATGAACCATCTCATCTTAACTTTTAACTGTTGGAGCTGCGTTATTTTGATGTTCGACCGAAGAGGCATTGAGCTTGAGGCCCTTTAAAATTTTATTGACCTGGTGTGGGAAACAGTACCTGTTGTTTGGCAAACATTAGAATGGTGATGATAATTTTGAAGGAATT
This sequence is a window from Salvia splendens isolate huo1 chromosome 5, SspV2, whole genome shotgun sequence. Protein-coding genes within it:
- the LOC121803914 gene encoding mitochondrial outer membrane protein porin 4-like; translation: MRYLIYSALVVDPLDFFLILLLYLLSIDVHIWQEYAFVKEQWATVQLPFQKLASGQEGFTATGIKKGQIFVGDISTQYSSGKTIVDVKVDTYSSVSTKVTYDVVPGTRAAVSFNVPDHKSGKVLRFHIFGAKDLRWFYYA